A genomic stretch from Hymenobacter psoromatis includes:
- a CDS encoding phosphoglucomutase, translated as MPLSPDVQQRINTWLTPAYDAETQAAIQHLVDTNQDDQLNDAFYRSLEFGTGGLRGIMGPGSNRMNRYTLGMATQGLCNYLHQSFPNQEIKVAIAHDSRNNSRFFAETVAGIFSANGITAYLFDSLRPTPELSFAIRHLGCQSGCVITASHNPKEYNGYKVYWNDGSQVVSPHDKNIIIEVNKITSPDEVKFAADPSRIHLIGQELDEAYLAEVKKLSINPAAIQQQHDLGIVYTPIHGSGIKLVPPALAAFGFTNVSVVQAQAAPDGNFPTVQSPNPEEKAAMQLALDQAKAQNADLVLATDPDADRVGVGVKNEHGEWVLLNGNQTAALLTHYILSARKHAGKAQPNDFIVYTIVTSEILGDIAQRYGVEYYRTLTGFKYIAGLIRELAGKENYICGGEESYGFLIGDFVRDKDAVSACALVAEMAAVAKGQGRTLYQEMQQMYAEYGLYVEDLISLTKKGQRGAEEIQEMMVELRKNPPTMLAGSPVVEIRDYQTGKIHHLTAKTEASTGVESSNVLQFITAAGDKISARPSGTEPKIKFYFSVKEPLSSIADYETTHKKAEAKIKSIIEEMQLK; from the coding sequence ATGCCCCTTTCCCCCGACGTTCAGCAGCGCATCAACACCTGGCTCACTCCGGCCTACGATGCTGAAACCCAGGCCGCCATCCAACACCTGGTAGATACCAATCAGGACGACCAACTCAACGACGCGTTTTACCGGTCGCTGGAATTTGGCACCGGCGGGCTGCGTGGCATCATGGGGCCGGGCTCGAACCGCATGAACCGCTATACGCTGGGCATGGCCACGCAGGGCCTGTGCAATTATTTGCACCAGAGCTTTCCGAATCAGGAAATCAAGGTGGCCATTGCGCACGACTCGCGCAACAACTCGCGCTTCTTTGCCGAGACGGTAGCCGGCATTTTTTCAGCCAATGGTATTACGGCGTATCTATTTGATTCGCTGCGCCCTACCCCCGAATTGTCTTTCGCCATCCGGCACCTGGGCTGTCAGAGCGGCTGCGTCATTACGGCCTCGCACAACCCCAAGGAGTACAACGGCTACAAGGTGTACTGGAACGATGGCTCGCAGGTAGTTTCGCCGCACGACAAGAATATCATCATTGAGGTAAATAAAATCACCAGCCCCGACGAAGTGAAATTTGCGGCCGACCCCAGCCGCATTCACCTCATCGGGCAGGAGCTGGACGAAGCCTACCTGGCCGAGGTGAAGAAGCTGAGCATCAACCCCGCCGCCATTCAGCAGCAGCACGATTTGGGTATCGTGTACACGCCCATTCATGGCTCGGGCATCAAGCTGGTACCGCCGGCGCTGGCCGCGTTTGGCTTCACCAATGTGAGCGTAGTGCAGGCCCAGGCTGCGCCCGATGGCAACTTTCCCACCGTGCAGTCGCCCAACCCCGAGGAAAAAGCGGCCATGCAGCTGGCCCTCGACCAGGCCAAGGCCCAGAATGCCGACCTCGTGCTGGCCACCGACCCCGACGCCGACCGCGTGGGGGTAGGCGTGAAGAACGAGCACGGCGAATGGGTGCTGCTCAACGGCAACCAAACGGCCGCGCTGCTCACGCACTACATCCTGTCGGCGCGCAAGCACGCGGGCAAAGCCCAGCCCAACGATTTCATTGTGTACACCATCGTCACGAGCGAAATTCTGGGCGATATCGCGCAACGCTACGGCGTGGAATATTACCGCACGCTCACGGGCTTCAAATACATCGCGGGCCTCATTCGCGAACTGGCGGGCAAGGAGAATTATATCTGCGGCGGCGAGGAAAGCTACGGCTTCCTCATCGGCGATTTCGTGCGCGACAAGGATGCCGTTTCGGCCTGCGCCCTCGTGGCCGAGATGGCCGCCGTGGCCAAGGGCCAGGGCCGCACGCTGTACCAGGAAATGCAGCAGATGTACGCCGAGTATGGCCTCTATGTCGAAGACCTCATTTCGCTGACCAAAAAAGGCCAGCGCGGCGCCGAGGAAATCCAGGAAATGATGGTGGAGCTGCGCAAGAACCCGCCCACTATGCTAGCCGGCTCGCCGGTAGTCGAAATCCGTGATTACCAGACCGGCAAGATTCATCACCTCACCGCAAAAACGGAGGCGAGCACCGGGGTAGAAAGCTCCAACGTGCTGCAATTCATCACCGCCGCCGGCGATAAAATTTCGGCTCGCCCCAGCGGCACCGAGCCTAAAATCAAGTTTTATTTCAGTGTGAAGGAGCCTTTGTCTTCCATTGCTGATTATGAGACGACGCACAAAAAGGCGGAGGCCAAGATTAAAAGCATTATTGAGGAAATGCAGTTGAAGTAA
- a CDS encoding 1,4-dihydroxy-2-naphthoyl-CoA synthase (catalyzes the formation of 1,4-dihydroxy-2-naphthoate from O-succinylbenzoyl-CoA): MSETIEWTSIKEFQEIIFSQHGGIAKISINRPQVHNAFTPLTVDEMIEAMDICRNRTDIGVIILTGEGGRAFCSGGDQSVRGHGGYVGGDAVPRLNVLDLQKMIRSIPKPVIAMVAGWAIGGGHVLHVVCDLTVAADNARFGQTGPNVGSFDGGFGASYLARIVGQKKAREIWFLCDQYDAQEALDMGLVNKVVPLDKLEETTVSWCHKILEKSPLALRMLKSSFNAELDGQAGIQELAGNATLLYYLSEEAKEGKNAFMEKRQPDFSKFPKFP; the protein is encoded by the coding sequence ATGTCTGAAACAATCGAGTGGACTTCGATTAAGGAGTTCCAGGAAATCATTTTCTCCCAGCACGGGGGAATTGCGAAAATCAGCATCAACCGGCCGCAGGTTCATAATGCCTTCACGCCGCTCACGGTGGATGAGATGATTGAGGCGATGGATATTTGCCGCAACCGCACCGATATCGGCGTCATCATTCTCACCGGCGAGGGGGGTAGGGCCTTCTGCTCGGGCGGCGACCAGAGCGTGCGCGGTCACGGCGGCTACGTGGGAGGCGATGCCGTGCCCCGCCTCAACGTGCTGGATTTGCAAAAGATGATTCGCAGCATCCCGAAGCCCGTAATCGCGATGGTGGCGGGCTGGGCCATTGGCGGCGGGCACGTGTTGCACGTGGTCTGCGACCTCACGGTGGCGGCCGACAACGCCCGCTTCGGCCAGACGGGCCCCAATGTGGGCTCGTTCGACGGCGGCTTTGGCGCGAGCTACCTGGCGCGCATCGTGGGTCAGAAAAAAGCCCGCGAAATCTGGTTCCTCTGCGACCAGTACGACGCCCAGGAAGCCCTCGACATGGGCCTCGTCAACAAAGTAGTGCCCCTCGATAAGCTGGAAGAAACCACCGTGAGCTGGTGCCACAAAATATTAGAGAAGAGCCCCTTGGCGCTGCGCATGCTGAAATCCAGCTTCAACGCGGAGCTCGATGGCCAAGCCGGTATTCAGGAGCTGGCCGGCAACGCTACCCTGCTCTACTACCTGAGTGAGGAAGCCAAAGAGGGCAAAAATGCCTTTATGGAAAAGCGCCAGCCCGACTTCTCGAAGTTTCCGAAATTCCCGTAG
- a CDS encoding 2-succinyl-5-enolpyruvyl-6-hydroxy-3-cyclohexene-1-carboxylic-acid synthase yields the protein MNNQAVFNIAEICARHGITDVILSPGSRSAPLTLAFARHPAYRGKLRVVPDERAAAFIGLGIAQATRRTVVLVCTSGTAGLNYAPAVAEAFFQQIPLLILTADRPPEWVDQLDGQTIRQRNLYGAHAKGAFDFPADTTHPDAKWHAERLINEAINLTQAGPAGPVQVNIPLREPFYPKPGEDIVYEQDVKIIREEPNILRSTPEALQSLGTALSSFGRILFVFGQQSRQLWHTLYEDKLDDMVLEEISGAVFVGDIISNVGRQESGLDVVHDSQDIIFAGASENLKRQLKPDLLITCGLSLISKSLKQFLRQYKPQEHWHIQAAGEVADTFKSLTRIIRADPAEGISMLLEATGPLQALPPEILEERWAYRRSWLEASMKSSQVLTGKKSPFHQQKIFNEFSVFRQLSVALPDHTALHLANSMAVRYANILGLPEGRQIEVFANRGTSGIDGCTSTAVGAALAQPERPVVLLTGDVAFFYDRNAFWHNYPTPNLRVVLFNNHGGGIFRLIDGPRDQPELEEFFETTQALTAENLCRDFQLRYFPVRSFAELDTALPVFFAAETGAAVLEIFTDSKTNAAFFEEYRAAVRKAFS from the coding sequence ATGAACAACCAAGCCGTTTTCAACATCGCCGAAATCTGCGCCCGGCACGGCATCACCGACGTTATTCTATCGCCCGGCTCGCGCTCGGCCCCGCTCACGCTGGCCTTCGCACGGCACCCGGCCTACCGGGGCAAATTGCGCGTGGTGCCCGATGAGCGGGCCGCCGCCTTCATTGGCCTCGGCATCGCGCAGGCCACGCGGCGCACGGTGGTGCTGGTGTGTACCAGCGGCACGGCCGGCCTCAACTACGCGCCCGCCGTGGCGGAGGCATTTTTTCAGCAAATCCCGCTGCTCATCCTCACCGCCGACCGACCGCCCGAGTGGGTTGACCAGCTCGACGGCCAGACCATCCGCCAGCGCAACCTCTACGGCGCGCACGCCAAAGGGGCCTTCGATTTTCCCGCCGACACTACCCACCCCGACGCCAAATGGCACGCCGAGCGGCTAATTAACGAGGCCATTAATTTAACCCAGGCTGGGCCGGCCGGGCCGGTGCAGGTGAATATTCCGCTGCGCGAGCCGTTTTATCCGAAGCCGGGGGAAGACATTGTGTACGAGCAGGATGTGAAGATTATTCGGGAAGAGCCGAATATCCTGCGCTCTACCCCCGAAGCATTACAAAGTCTAGGCACTGCTTTATCATCCTTCGGACGTATTCTTTTTGTCTTTGGTCAGCAGTCACGCCAGCTTTGGCATACGCTTTATGAAGATAAGCTTGATGACATGGTGTTGGAAGAGATATCCGGGGCCGTTTTCGTTGGAGATATTATTAGTAATGTCGGTCGTCAGGAAAGCGGACTTGATGTAGTACACGATTCACAAGACATTATTTTTGCGGGAGCATCAGAGAATTTAAAAAGACAACTCAAGCCGGACTTATTAATTACTTGTGGCTTATCATTAATTTCCAAATCACTCAAACAATTTCTGCGTCAGTACAAACCACAGGAGCACTGGCATATACAGGCAGCAGGTGAAGTAGCCGATACTTTTAAGTCACTTACTAGAATTATCAGGGCTGACCCGGCGGAGGGAATTTCTATGCTATTAGAAGCAACGGGGCCGTTGCAAGCGCTACCGCCCGAAATACTAGAAGAGCGGTGGGCATATCGGCGGTCCTGGCTAGAAGCCTCTATGAAGTCGAGCCAAGTTTTAACTGGCAAAAAAAGCCCGTTTCATCAGCAAAAAATATTCAACGAATTTTCGGTTTTCCGTCAATTATCAGTTGCTTTACCTGACCATACCGCCCTGCACCTCGCCAACAGCATGGCCGTGCGCTACGCTAATATCCTGGGCTTGCCCGAAGGCCGGCAAATCGAAGTCTTCGCCAACCGCGGCACCAGCGGCATCGACGGCTGCACCAGCACGGCGGTGGGCGCGGCGCTGGCCCAGCCCGAGCGGCCGGTGGTGCTGCTGACCGGCGACGTAGCTTTTTTCTACGACCGCAACGCTTTTTGGCACAACTACCCTACCCCCAACCTGCGGGTCGTGCTCTTCAACAACCACGGCGGCGGCATTTTCCGGCTCATTGACGGGCCGCGCGACCAGCCGGAGCTAGAAGAATTCTTTGAAACCACGCAGGCGCTCACGGCCGAGAACCTGTGCCGCGATTTTCAGCTGCGCTACTTCCCGGTGCGGTCGTTTGCCGAACTAGATACCGCGTTGCCGGTTTTCTTTGCAGCCGAAACGGGCGCGGCGGTGCTGGAAATCTTCACGGATTCTAAAACTAACGCCGCTTTTTTCGAAGAATACCGCGCCGCCGTGCGCAAAGCTTTTTCGTAG
- a CDS encoding chorismate-binding protein, translated as MLTWPATTAHLDALARLRHLAAGALRTGRPLAIWREPGAAQPRLLVARSLEATYTGLPPALDANAPAGFAFFPFRDSDHNPALFLPADVQYDLSQPEVVRLAPAARELVPNIAAWLTLPTPPILAWHHSPQPAPPATTQADYTELVRTGVAAIEAREVVKVVSSRVAHRPLPTGFDPLVAFEELSRQYERAFVSLVSVPGVGTWLGASPEVLAEVTADGHFHTMALAGTQPLVPGHTPQEAIWRQKEIEEQALVARYIVSCFKQLRLREYQETGPRTVAAGQLLHLRTDFEVNLQNVPLASSLGTDMLRLLHPTSAVGGMPKVAALEFLRRHERYDRAYYSGFLGPVNVAAPGVSRLFVNLRCLQVRPNEAILYAGTGLTVDSDPAREWQETELKLTTVAAVLG; from the coding sequence CTGCTGACCTGGCCGGCCACCACTGCCCACCTCGATGCGCTGGCCCGCCTGCGCCACCTGGCGGCGGGCGCGCTGCGCACGGGCCGGCCGCTGGCCATCTGGCGCGAGCCGGGCGCGGCGCAGCCGCGCCTGCTGGTGGCCCGCTCGCTCGAAGCCACCTACACCGGCCTACCCCCCGCCCTGGATGCGAACGCGCCGGCGGGCTTCGCGTTTTTTCCGTTTCGCGATTCGGACCACAACCCGGCGCTTTTTCTGCCCGCCGACGTGCAGTACGACCTCAGTCAGCCCGAGGTGGTGCGCCTGGCGCCCGCCGCGCGCGAGCTGGTGCCCAACATTGCCGCCTGGCTCACGCTCCCTACCCCCCCTATCCTGGCCTGGCACCACAGCCCGCAGCCCGCCCCGCCCGCCACTACCCAGGCCGACTACACCGAGCTGGTGCGCACCGGCGTGGCCGCCATCGAGGCCAGAGAGGTGGTGAAAGTGGTGAGCTCGCGGGTGGCGCACCGGCCGCTGCCGACGGGGTTCGACCCGCTGGTGGCGTTTGAGGAATTGAGCCGGCAGTATGAGCGCGCTTTTGTGTCGTTGGTGAGCGTGCCGGGGGTAGGGACCTGGCTGGGAGCTTCGCCCGAGGTGCTGGCCGAGGTCACAGCCGACGGGCATTTTCACACGATGGCCCTGGCCGGCACGCAGCCGCTGGTGCCGGGCCACACCCCGCAGGAGGCCATCTGGCGGCAGAAAGAGATTGAGGAGCAGGCCCTGGTGGCGCGCTACATCGTGAGCTGCTTCAAGCAGCTGCGCCTGCGCGAATACCAGGAAACCGGCCCGCGCACCGTGGCGGCCGGGCAGCTGCTGCACCTACGCACCGACTTTGAGGTGAACTTGCAAAACGTGCCTTTAGCCTCTTCTCTGGGCACCGATATGCTGCGGCTGCTGCACCCGACTTCGGCCGTGGGTGGCATGCCCAAGGTGGCGGCGCTGGAGTTTTTGCGCCGCCACGAGCGCTACGACCGCGCTTACTACAGCGGCTTCCTGGGGCCGGTGAACGTGGCCGCGCCCGGCGTCTCGCGCCTCTTCGTGAACCTGCGCTGCCTGCAAGTGCGCCCCAATGAGGCCATCCTCTACGCCGGCACCGGCCTCACCGTCGATTCGGACCCGGCCCGCGAGTGGCAGGAAACGGAGCTGAAGCTGACCACCGTGGCCGCGGTGCTGGGGTAA
- a CDS encoding thioesterase — MTLEDVKTWASHRPTLADALGIELTDITDTYLEGRMPVDGRTHQPMGLLHGGASVALAETLGSIGAATRIDVTKQACVGLEINANHIKGVRAGWVRGRATALHVGRTTQVWEIRITHEETGALVCISRLTMAVIDLPQQA, encoded by the coding sequence ATGACCCTCGAAGACGTAAAAACCTGGGCCTCGCACCGCCCTACCCTGGCCGACGCGCTGGGCATTGAGCTGACGGATATCACTGATACCTACCTCGAAGGCCGCATGCCGGTGGATGGCCGCACGCACCAACCAATGGGCCTGCTACACGGCGGGGCCTCGGTGGCGCTGGCCGAAACACTGGGCAGCATCGGCGCGGCCACTCGCATCGACGTGACCAAGCAAGCCTGCGTGGGCCTGGAAATCAACGCCAACCACATCAAGGGCGTGCGCGCCGGCTGGGTGCGCGGCCGGGCCACGGCCCTGCACGTGGGCCGCACCACGCAGGTATGGGAAATCCGCATTACCCACGAAGAAACCGGCGCGCTGGTGTGCATCAGCCGCCTCACAATGGCCGTGATTGACCTGCCCCAGCAAGCGTAA
- a CDS encoding histidine phosphatase family protein, with protein MPIQQLYLLRHGQTDFNVQGIVQGSGIDSDLNARGREQTAQFWAAYQNTPFDRVYTSRLRRTQQSVQHFIDQGLPHESSAALNEISWGTREGSRITPQEDAEYGRVLDAWRAGGDQARLPGGESPAEVAARQRPFIELLRSRPQDEIVLVCLHGRALRVLLCQLMSYPLSCMDGFEHQNLCLYKLHYTGSRYTIRNFLDISHLNPAS; from the coding sequence GTGCCCATTCAGCAGCTCTACCTTCTTCGCCACGGCCAAACCGATTTCAACGTGCAGGGCATCGTGCAAGGCAGCGGCATCGACTCGGACCTCAACGCGCGCGGCCGCGAGCAGACCGCCCAGTTCTGGGCCGCTTACCAAAACACGCCGTTTGACCGCGTTTACACGTCCCGGCTCAGGCGCACCCAGCAGTCGGTGCAGCATTTTATCGACCAAGGCCTGCCGCACGAGTCCTCCGCTGCCCTCAACGAAATCAGCTGGGGCACCCGCGAGGGCAGCCGCATCACGCCCCAGGAAGACGCCGAATATGGCCGCGTGCTCGACGCCTGGCGCGCCGGCGGCGACCAAGCCCGCCTGCCCGGTGGTGAAAGTCCGGCCGAGGTAGCCGCCCGCCAGCGCCCGTTTATTGAGCTGCTCCGGAGCCGGCCGCAGGATGAAATTGTGCTGGTGTGCCTGCACGGCCGCGCCCTGCGCGTGCTGCTGTGCCAGCTCATGAGCTACCCCCTAAGCTGCATGGATGGCTTTGAGCATCAAAACCTCTGCCTGTATAAGCTGCACTATACGGGCTCGCGCTACACGATTCGTAATTTTTTGGACATTAGCCATTTGAACCCTGCCAGCTAA
- a CDS encoding pyruvate dehydrogenase, giving the protein MAEIIKMPKMSDTMTEGTIAAWLKKVGDKVKSGDILAEVETDKATMELENYEDGTLLYIGPKEGEAVAVDGVLAIVGKEGEDISGLLSGQNGGSTPAPAAAPAPQADAPAPAPAPTPAAPTPAAPANGKKATVVRMPKMSDTMTEGTIAAWLKKVGDKVKAGDVLAEVETDKATMELENYEDGTLLYTGPKEGEAVAVDGVLAIIGEEGADVQALLSGQSGGGASAPTPPAAPEAAPPSAPQPETSSQQPATQTGRLLASPLAKSIAKDKGVDLRQIKGSGENGRIVARDLESAQPQAVASAPTVAPASAPSEYIQAALPEAVKPAAQAPGTNSQALETYTDTPVSQMRKVIAKRLSESLFTAPHFYLTMEIVMDRAMETRVKLNELSPVKLSFNDLVIKACAVALKQHPAINSSWLGDRIRQNKVVNIGVAVAVDEGLLVPVVRNADGKGLSAIATEVKELAAKAKSKKLQPAEWEGSTFTISNLGMFGIDEFTAIINPPDACILAVGGIKQTAVVRDGALAIGNIMKVTLSCDHRVVDGATGAAFLQTVKALLEDPMRMLI; this is encoded by the coding sequence ATGGCCGAAATTATCAAAATGCCGAAAATGAGCGACACGATGACCGAGGGGACCATCGCGGCCTGGCTCAAGAAAGTAGGCGACAAAGTGAAGTCGGGCGATATCCTGGCCGAAGTCGAGACCGACAAAGCCACGATGGAGCTGGAAAACTACGAGGATGGCACCCTGCTCTACATCGGCCCCAAGGAAGGCGAAGCCGTGGCCGTGGATGGCGTATTGGCCATTGTGGGCAAAGAAGGTGAAGATATTTCGGGCCTGCTCAGCGGCCAGAACGGAGGTAGCACGCCTGCCCCGGCCGCCGCACCAGCGCCCCAGGCCGACGCGCCCGCTCCCGCCCCAGCCCCAACTCCGGCTGCGCCTACCCCCGCCGCGCCCGCCAATGGCAAGAAGGCTACCGTGGTGCGCATGCCCAAGATGAGCGACACGATGACCGAAGGCACCATTGCCGCCTGGCTCAAAAAGGTGGGCGACAAGGTGAAAGCGGGCGATGTGCTGGCCGAAGTCGAGACCGACAAAGCCACGATGGAGCTGGAAAACTACGAGGATGGCACCCTGCTTTACACCGGCCCCAAAGAAGGCGAAGCCGTGGCCGTGGATGGCGTGCTAGCCATTATCGGCGAGGAAGGCGCTGACGTTCAGGCTCTACTGAGCGGTCAGAGCGGCGGTGGCGCTTCCGCTCCTACCCCCCCCGCCGCGCCCGAAGCCGCCCCGCCCAGCGCTCCTCAACCCGAAACCAGCAGCCAGCAACCAGCAACCCAAACCGGCCGCCTGCTCGCCTCGCCCCTGGCCAAGAGCATTGCCAAAGACAAAGGCGTGGACCTGCGCCAGATTAAAGGCAGCGGCGAAAATGGACGCATCGTGGCCCGCGACCTCGAAAGTGCTCAGCCCCAGGCCGTTGCTTCGGCTCCTACTGTCGCGCCCGCCTCGGCCCCGAGCGAATACATCCAGGCTGCCCTGCCCGAAGCTGTTAAGCCTGCCGCCCAGGCACCAGGCACCAACAGCCAAGCACTAGAAACCTATACCGACACGCCGGTGTCGCAGATGCGCAAGGTGATTGCCAAGCGCCTGTCGGAGAGCTTGTTCACGGCTCCGCATTTCTATCTGACGATGGAAATCGTGATGGACCGGGCAATGGAAACCCGCGTCAAGCTCAACGAGCTGTCGCCAGTGAAGCTGTCGTTCAACGACCTGGTTATCAAGGCGTGCGCCGTGGCGCTGAAGCAGCATCCGGCCATCAACTCGTCGTGGCTCGGCGACCGCATCCGCCAGAACAAGGTGGTGAACATCGGCGTGGCCGTGGCCGTGGATGAGGGCCTGCTGGTGCCCGTGGTGCGCAACGCCGACGGCAAGGGCTTGTCGGCCATTGCCACCGAGGTGAAGGAGCTGGCCGCCAAGGCCAAAAGCAAGAAGCTCCAGCCTGCCGAGTGGGAGGGTAGCACCTTCACCATCAGCAACCTGGGTATGTTCGGCATTGATGAATTTACCGCCATTATCAACCCGCCCGATGCCTGCATCCTGGCCGTGGGCGGCATCAAGCAAACTGCTGTGGTGCGGGATGGCGCACTGGCCATCGGCAACATCATGAAGGTGACCCTGAGCTGCGACCACCGGGTAGTGGACGGGGCCACCGGCGCGGCCTTCCTGCAAACCGTGAAAGCCTTGTTGGAAGACCCCATGCGGATGCTGATTTGA
- a CDS encoding ATP-dependent protease subunit HslV — MTRIRSTTVLGVRHNGQIALGADGQATMDKHVAKNNVRKVRQLNDGKVVTGFAGSTADAFMLLDRFEEKLAAYGNNLKRAAIELAKDWRKDQYLRKLEAMMVVCDKDELLIVSGTGDVLEPDMDVAAIGSGAMYAQAAALALKKHAPHLTARQMVEDSLHIAADICIYTNHNLIIAEPA; from the coding sequence ATGACTAGAATTCGCTCCACAACCGTGCTCGGCGTGCGCCACAACGGCCAGATTGCCCTCGGGGCCGATGGCCAGGCCACGATGGATAAGCACGTAGCCAAAAACAACGTGCGCAAAGTGCGCCAGCTCAACGACGGCAAGGTCGTCACCGGCTTTGCCGGCTCCACGGCCGATGCCTTTATGCTGCTCGACCGCTTTGAGGAAAAGCTGGCTGCCTACGGCAATAACCTCAAGCGCGCCGCCATTGAGTTGGCCAAAGACTGGCGCAAAGACCAGTATCTCCGTAAGTTAGAAGCCATGATGGTGGTCTGCGACAAGGACGAGCTGCTCATCGTGAGTGGCACCGGCGACGTGCTGGAGCCCGACATGGACGTGGCCGCTATCGGCAGCGGCGCCATGTATGCGCAAGCCGCCGCGCTGGCCCTCAAGAAGCACGCCCCGCACCTCACCGCCCGCCAAATGGTAGAAGATTCCCTGCATATCGCGGCCGATATCTGCATCTACACCAACCATAATCTGATAATTGCGGAGCCGGCTTAA
- a CDS encoding deoxyhypusine synthase, translating into MQITNFLKHHYRHFNAAALIDAADGYNKHLAEGGKMMITLAGAMSTAEMGIQLAELIRQDKVQIISCTGANLEEDIFNLVAHDFYERVPNYRDLTPADEQALLERHMNRVTDTCIPEEEAMRRLEHVVLKFWEKADKAGEAYFPHEFFYQILLSGELEQYYQIDPKDSWMLAAAEKNLPIICPGWEDSTLGNIYAGHVITGDIKNVHTMRTGIQYMIYLAEWYTKQATDESKVGFFQIGGGIAGDFPICVVPMLHQDLGRTTVPLWGYFCQISDSTTSYGSYSGAVPNEKITWGKLGEKTPKFIIESDATIVAPLIFAIVLGQ; encoded by the coding sequence ATGCAAATCACCAATTTCCTCAAGCACCACTACCGCCACTTCAATGCCGCCGCCCTCATCGACGCGGCCGATGGCTACAACAAGCACCTCGCCGAAGGCGGCAAAATGATGATAACCCTGGCCGGTGCCATGAGCACCGCCGAAATGGGTATTCAGCTGGCTGAGCTGATTCGGCAGGATAAAGTGCAGATTATCAGCTGCACGGGTGCTAATCTGGAGGAAGATATCTTCAACCTCGTGGCCCACGACTTCTACGAGCGCGTGCCCAACTACCGCGACCTCACGCCCGCCGACGAGCAAGCCCTGCTGGAGCGCCACATGAACCGCGTGACCGACACTTGCATCCCCGAAGAGGAGGCCATGCGCCGCCTGGAGCACGTGGTATTGAAGTTTTGGGAGAAGGCCGACAAGGCCGGCGAAGCCTATTTTCCGCACGAGTTTTTCTACCAGATTCTGCTGAGCGGCGAGCTGGAGCAATACTACCAGATTGACCCCAAAGACTCGTGGATGCTGGCGGCGGCCGAGAAAAACCTGCCCATCATCTGCCCCGGCTGGGAAGACTCGACGCTCGGCAACATCTACGCCGGCCACGTCATCACGGGCGATATCAAGAACGTGCACACCATGCGCACGGGCATCCAGTACATGATTTACCTGGCTGAGTGGTACACCAAGCAGGCCACCGACGAGAGCAAGGTAGGCTTTTTCCAGATTGGTGGCGGCATTGCCGGCGACTTCCCCATCTGCGTAGTGCCCATGTTGCACCAGGACCTGGGCCGTACCACCGTACCACTGTGGGGCTATTTCTGCCAGATTTCGGACTCCACGACCAGCTACGGCAGCTACTCAGGCGCGGTGCCGAACGAGAAAATTACCTGGGGCAAGCTGGGCGAGAAAACCCCGAAATTCATCATTGAGAGCGACGCGACTATCGTGGCCCCGCTGATTTTTGCCATCGTGCTCGGGCAATAA
- a CDS encoding short-chain dehydrogenase/reductase, which produces MSTPQTWFVTGASQGLGLSLVKRLLREGHQVAATSRTKETLAAAVGTSSPAFLPLQVDLASDASVRQAIAQTISTFGQIDVVVNNAGYGIGGSIEELSDDETRQSFDVNVFGTFNVVRQALPHLRAAGAGHIINISSIAALAGATGWAVYAAAKAAVSAFSEVLAQDVASFGIRVTVVEPGAFRTNFLTTEALTMPQQPIAAYADIRASHAKYLTMNGSQAGDPDKAAAAIMQLATEAHPPVHLLLGQDAYQRATHKLTVLSQNFEDWQALTTSTGFAE; this is translated from the coding sequence ATGAGCACTCCCCAAACCTGGTTCGTGACCGGGGCCTCGCAGGGCCTCGGGCTGAGTTTAGTAAAACGCCTCCTGCGCGAGGGCCACCAAGTAGCCGCCACCTCGCGCACTAAAGAAACCCTGGCCGCCGCCGTGGGCACTTCCAGCCCGGCCTTCCTGCCGCTGCAAGTAGACCTGGCTAGCGATGCCAGCGTGCGGCAGGCCATCGCGCAGACTATCAGCACGTTCGGCCAGATCGATGTCGTGGTGAACAATGCCGGCTACGGCATCGGCGGCAGCATTGAGGAGCTGAGTGACGACGAAACGCGCCAGTCTTTCGACGTGAACGTGTTCGGCACGTTCAACGTGGTGCGGCAGGCGCTGCCGCACCTGCGGGCCGCGGGGGCGGGGCACATCATTAACATTTCCTCCATCGCGGCACTGGCGGGGGCTACGGGCTGGGCCGTGTACGCGGCCGCTAAAGCGGCCGTGAGTGCTTTCAGCGAAGTTTTGGCGCAGGATGTGGCCAGCTTCGGCATCCGGGTGACGGTGGTGGAGCCGGGCGCGTTTCGCACCAATTTCCTTACCACCGAGGCGCTGACCATGCCGCAGCAGCCCATCGCGGCCTACGCAGACATTCGCGCCTCGCACGCCAAGTACCTGACTATGAACGGCAGCCAGGCCGGCGACCCCGACAAAGCCGCCGCCGCTATTATGCAGCTCGCCACCGAGGCCCATCCGCCCGTGCACCTGCTACTCGGCCAGGATGCCTACCAGCGCGCTACCCACAAGCTGACCGTGCTCAGCCAGAATTTTGAAGATTGGCAAGCCCTGACCACTTCGACTGGCTTCGCGGAGTAG